The Sphingomonas sp. KR3-1 genome contains a region encoding:
- a CDS encoding autotransporter-associated beta strand repeat-containing protein, with product MTFSIRSRSLRTRLLLSACFAVLPTVAHAQNTTVAAGTTKTGNTNMDADDTLTVAAGGTIQVAGNRAVTINGASTGTGIVITNDGTIEGVPNSATNGRAISGTGDTATPPAAWLRTITINNTGLIRGGNDAIQITATAADTGVVTINNSGTIISTGATNTAGLGQAAQGVEMTIPGASLILNNRAGGSITGNQGVLTSGASTIVNAGSITGTGAVVVTNLGTGATSATQGEGVRANGTLVLTNEVTGVITGVYGIIGAGNTTIINRGTISGADGGLPASTLTREGIRINLSATSTLNSVTLAAGSTTSAGTGSNASGNAVAFGGSPVAGTVNTLTIETGAVINGTISMPGNTNSTDILNLTGTGSQVLVSTSGVDTLNVLGGTWGIVNSQAPRNGTTIAAGATLRFDDLDASNGGSVAGAVVNNGTLIYNRTRNLQTSGAISGTGGLQLVNTGNLTLTTANSYSGDTVINGGMLRTGLLDNSFSANSAVILGSGGTLDLNGVDTAGSSTQIGYNQVIGNLSGSGTVDTGRTAGATLTTGGLGGDTTFSGVVAYMGGLTKVGSGTLTLSGQNSATGLLAVNGGGVALSGRWSGNVTMAAGTSLGGAGRINGVLDASGATIAPGNGGVGTLTTGGLILSGGSVLNYELAAPGTGDRIQVNGDLVLDGTLNIADAGGFGEGVYRLINYTGGLTDNGLLIGGVPAGANGSLMTIQTSVATQVNLVYGTPAATTIQFWDGTDNSGDGVAQGGSGSWTNAFPNWTDAAATNNSGWAGAFGVFGGAAGVVTVDDAILFSGAQFMTDGYEIAHGSGTLTTNTALTNIRVDPGLTATISANIAGSGGLLKNDAGTLILAGANSYAGATNIQGGTLVALNGGALPVTTNVSVASGATLDIRADQAVGGLNGAGNVLLGGTLTTGGLNANDGFSGVLSGNGGLTKTGTGTMILGGVNGYAGLTQVSSGTLQLDGSVAGAVTVAGGATLTGTGSAAGVVTIADGAHLAAGGAAAGSITTGGLVLSSGSVLDMGLGAPNVAGASDHIQVNGNLVLDGTLNVTDLGGFGVGVYRLIDYTGTLTDNGLAIGTLPAGSNAPHINVQTSVGSQVNLVYDNIVPEIQFWDGAGTTANGTVNGGSGSWTSTRTNWTGADGTTNDSWGGRFAVFQSTAGTVTVDGAISVTGMQFMTNGYVIAAGTGSLSLADAQTNIRVDPSVSATISAAIGGTGGINKLDSGTLILGGVNSYAGATTVAGGTLRAGVGGALPAGTVVTVAAGATLDLAASQTVASLAGEGAVTLSGGSLTTGGGNSDTRFSGAISGSGGLTKAGSGTFTLAGANSYAGATAVNAGTLRLDGGTITGGGALNVASGATLDINGSRAVVGALTGAGRILLGSGALTAGGTTNTAYTGVISGTGSLVKTGTGTLTLSAANTYSGGTLVNGGTLTAGIANAFGTGTLTVTAPGAVNLANFATTVGGLAGDGNIALGSAILTVSGTGATAYSGVLSGTGRLIKAGSGTLTLNGANTYTGSTTINEGMLVVNGSLAGTLTIGANGRLGGSGKTGSLSVSGVVAPGNSIGTLNVAGSLTFAAGSTYMVEVSPTGLSDQIIATGAVTINGGTVSVLTGGATNFLPLTSYTILTGSAVTGTFAGVVTDLAFLTPSLVYNASTVQLRLLRNDVSLASVAQTPNQIAVAAAVGKASSGGVFDAVIGLNAADARSAFDQLSGEVFTAGMTVASRDGHDAGRELIGRIDGPRGQKRTAWIAGDVGQLKAGAQDGLAGFESDRQTISGGIEMTGDNLRYGVSYRYAKNKISLDARASQGKLVSNSAFAYLGYTLGGLRFAGGVGYSANTISTERRVAFGGLSNQLAAAGDGHSYTAFGELAWFAKLGGGTRVGPYAGMSVNSATFDRVQEWGGAAALVAGKARTTTSLASYGVRGTVLLGGVTLTGDVGGRTYLDDPEAVRWFKFVDTGNGFTANGAQFGKTVAAGRLDASTNVGRFVLGLGLRGETGEGGSNVSARASAGFRF from the coding sequence ATGACCTTTTCGATCCGTAGCCGCAGCCTGCGCACGCGCCTGCTCCTCTCGGCCTGCTTCGCGGTGCTGCCCACGGTGGCGCATGCGCAGAACACCACCGTTGCCGCCGGGACGACCAAGACCGGCAACACCAACATGGACGCCGACGACACGCTGACGGTCGCGGCCGGCGGCACGATCCAGGTCGCGGGCAACCGCGCGGTGACGATCAACGGCGCCAGCACCGGCACCGGCATCGTCATCACCAATGACGGCACGATCGAGGGTGTGCCCAACTCGGCGACCAACGGCCGCGCGATCAGCGGCACCGGCGACACCGCCACGCCGCCCGCCGCCTGGCTGCGCACGATCACGATCAACAACACCGGCCTGATCCGCGGCGGCAACGACGCCATCCAGATCACCGCGACCGCCGCCGACACCGGCGTGGTGACGATCAACAATTCGGGCACGATCATCAGCACCGGCGCGACCAACACCGCCGGGCTGGGCCAGGCGGCGCAGGGCGTCGAGATGACGATTCCGGGCGCGAGCCTGATCCTCAACAACCGTGCCGGCGGCTCGATCACCGGCAACCAGGGCGTGCTGACCTCGGGCGCCTCGACGATCGTCAATGCGGGCAGCATCACCGGCACCGGCGCGGTGGTGGTCACCAACCTCGGCACCGGCGCGACCTCCGCCACGCAGGGCGAGGGCGTGCGCGCCAACGGCACGCTGGTCCTCACCAACGAGGTGACCGGCGTCATCACCGGCGTCTATGGAATCATCGGTGCGGGCAACACCACGATCATCAACCGCGGCACGATCAGCGGCGCGGACGGCGGCCTGCCGGCCTCGACGCTGACCCGCGAGGGCATCCGCATCAACCTGAGCGCGACCAGCACGCTCAACAGCGTGACGCTGGCCGCCGGCAGCACGACTTCGGCGGGCACCGGCAGCAATGCCAGCGGCAATGCGGTCGCGTTCGGCGGGTCCCCGGTCGCGGGCACGGTCAACACGCTGACCATCGAGACCGGCGCGGTGATCAACGGCACCATCTCGATGCCGGGCAACACCAACTCGACCGATATCCTCAACCTGACCGGGACAGGCTCGCAGGTGCTGGTGAGCACCAGCGGCGTCGATACGCTCAACGTGCTGGGCGGCACCTGGGGCATCGTCAACAGCCAGGCGCCGCGCAACGGCACCACGATCGCGGCGGGCGCGACGCTGCGCTTCGACGATCTCGACGCCAGCAATGGCGGCTCGGTGGCGGGCGCGGTCGTCAACAACGGCACGCTGATCTACAACCGCACGCGCAACCTGCAGACGAGCGGCGCGATCAGCGGCACCGGCGGGCTGCAGCTGGTCAACACCGGCAACCTGACGCTGACCACGGCGAACAGCTATTCGGGCGATACGGTGATCAACGGCGGCATGCTGCGCACAGGCCTGCTCGACAACAGCTTCTCGGCCAATTCGGCGGTGATCCTGGGCAGCGGCGGCACGCTCGACCTGAACGGCGTCGACACCGCAGGCAGCAGCACCCAGATCGGCTACAACCAGGTGATCGGCAACCTCTCGGGCAGCGGCACGGTGGACACCGGCCGCACCGCGGGGGCAACGCTCACCACCGGCGGGCTGGGCGGCGACACGACCTTCTCGGGCGTGGTCGCCTATATGGGCGGTCTCACCAAGGTCGGCAGCGGCACGCTGACGCTGTCGGGCCAGAACAGCGCGACCGGACTGCTCGCGGTCAATGGCGGCGGCGTCGCGCTTTCCGGCCGCTGGTCGGGCAATGTCACGATGGCGGCGGGCACCAGCCTGGGCGGCGCGGGCCGGATCAACGGCGTGCTCGACGCCTCGGGCGCGACGATCGCGCCGGGCAATGGCGGCGTCGGCACGCTGACCACCGGCGGGCTGATCCTGTCGGGCGGATCGGTGCTCAACTACGAGCTGGCCGCCCCCGGCACCGGCGACCGCATCCAGGTCAATGGCGACCTGGTGCTCGACGGCACGCTGAACATCGCCGATGCCGGCGGCTTCGGCGAGGGCGTCTACCGGCTGATCAACTATACCGGCGGGCTCACCGACAACGGCCTGCTGATCGGCGGCGTGCCCGCGGGGGCGAACGGCAGCCTGATGACGATCCAGACCTCGGTCGCGACGCAGGTGAACCTGGTCTATGGCACGCCGGCGGCGACCACGATCCAGTTCTGGGACGGCACCGACAATTCGGGCGACGGCGTCGCGCAGGGCGGCAGCGGCAGCTGGACCAATGCCTTCCCCAACTGGACCGACGCGGCGGCGACCAACAATAGCGGCTGGGCCGGCGCGTTCGGCGTGTTCGGGGGCGCGGCCGGCGTGGTTACGGTGGACGACGCGATCCTGTTCTCGGGCGCGCAGTTCATGACCGACGGCTACGAGATCGCCCATGGCAGCGGCACGCTGACCACGAATACCGCGCTGACCAATATCCGCGTCGATCCGGGCCTGACCGCGACGATCAGCGCCAACATCGCCGGCAGCGGCGGTTTGCTCAAGAACGACGCGGGCACGCTGATCCTGGCGGGCGCGAACAGCTATGCCGGCGCGACCAACATCCAGGGCGGCACGCTGGTCGCGCTGAACGGCGGCGCGCTGCCGGTGACGACCAACGTCTCGGTCGCATCGGGCGCGACGCTGGACATCCGCGCGGACCAGGCCGTCGGCGGGCTGAACGGCGCGGGCAATGTGCTGCTCGGCGGCACCCTGACCACGGGCGGCCTCAACGCCAATGACGGCTTCAGCGGGGTGCTCAGCGGCAATGGCGGGCTGACCAAGACCGGCACCGGCACGATGATCTTGGGCGGCGTCAACGGCTATGCCGGGCTCACCCAGGTGAGCAGCGGCACGCTGCAGCTCGACGGCAGCGTCGCCGGCGCGGTTACCGTGGCGGGCGGCGCGACGCTGACCGGCACGGGCAGCGCGGCAGGCGTGGTGACGATCGCCGACGGCGCGCATCTCGCCGCCGGCGGCGCCGCGGCGGGCAGCATCACCACCGGCGGGCTCGTCCTCTCCTCTGGCTCGGTGCTCGACATGGGGCTGGGCGCGCCGAACGTGGCGGGCGCGAGCGACCATATCCAGGTCAATGGCAACCTGGTGCTCGACGGCACGCTCAACGTCACCGATCTCGGCGGCTTCGGCGTCGGCGTCTATCGCCTGATCGACTATACCGGCACGCTCACCGACAATGGCCTGGCGATCGGCACGCTGCCGGCGGGATCGAACGCGCCGCACATCAACGTGCAGACCTCGGTCGGCAGCCAGGTCAACCTGGTCTATGACAATATCGTCCCCGAGATTCAGTTCTGGGACGGCGCCGGCACGACCGCCAATGGCACGGTCAACGGCGGTTCGGGCAGCTGGACCAGCACGCGCACCAACTGGACCGGCGCGGACGGCACCACGAACGACAGCTGGGGCGGGCGCTTCGCCGTGTTCCAGAGCACGGCCGGCACCGTGACGGTCGACGGCGCGATCAGCGTGACCGGCATGCAGTTCATGACCAACGGCTATGTGATCGCCGCGGGCACCGGCAGCCTGAGCCTGGCGGACGCGCAGACCAATATCCGCGTCGACCCGAGCGTGAGCGCGACGATCAGCGCCGCGATCGGCGGCACCGGCGGGATCAACAAGCTCGACAGCGGCACGCTGATCCTGGGCGGCGTCAACAGCTATGCCGGCGCCACCACGGTGGCCGGCGGCACGCTGCGCGCCGGCGTCGGCGGGGCGCTGCCGGCGGGCACGGTGGTGACGGTGGCGGCAGGCGCGACGCTCGATCTCGCCGCCTCGCAGACGGTCGCCAGCCTGGCGGGCGAAGGCGCGGTGACGCTTTCGGGCGGCAGCCTGACCACCGGCGGCGGCAACAGCGACACGCGCTTCTCGGGCGCGATCAGCGGCAGCGGCGGGCTGACCAAGGCGGGCAGCGGCACCTTCACGCTTGCGGGCGCGAACAGCTATGCCGGCGCGACCGCGGTCAATGCCGGCACGCTCAGGCTCGACGGCGGCACGATCACCGGCGGCGGCGCGCTGAACGTGGCGAGCGGCGCGACGCTCGACATCAACGGCAGCCGCGCGGTGGTCGGAGCGCTGACCGGTGCGGGACGGATCCTGCTCGGCAGCGGCGCGCTCACCGCGGGCGGCACCACCAACACCGCCTATACCGGCGTGATCAGCGGCACCGGCAGCCTGGTGAAGACCGGCACCGGCACGCTGACGCTCTCCGCCGCCAACACCTATAGCGGCGGCACGCTTGTGAACGGCGGCACGCTGACCGCGGGCATCGCCAATGCGTTCGGCACCGGCACGCTGACGGTGACTGCGCCGGGCGCGGTGAACCTGGCGAACTTCGCCACCACCGTGGGCGGGCTGGCCGGCGACGGCAATATCGCGCTGGGCAGCGCGATCCTGACCGTCAGCGGCACCGGCGCCACTGCCTATTCGGGCGTGCTCTCGGGCACCGGCCGGTTGATCAAGGCGGGCAGCGGCACGCTGACGCTGAACGGCGCCAACACCTATACCGGCTCGACCACGATCAACGAGGGCATGCTGGTGGTGAACGGGTCGCTGGCGGGCACGCTGACGATCGGCGCGAACGGGCGGCTGGGCGGATCGGGCAAGACCGGCTCGCTGAGCGTCAGCGGCGTCGTCGCGCCGGGCAATTCGATCGGCACGCTCAACGTCGCCGGCAGCCTGACCTTCGCGGCGGGCTCGACCTATATGGTCGAGGTCTCGCCGACCGGGCTTTCGGACCAGATCATCGCGACCGGCGCGGTGACGATCAATGGCGGCACCGTCTCGGTGCTGACCGGCGGTGCGACCAACTTCCTGCCGCTGACCAGCTATACGATCCTGACCGGATCGGCGGTGACCGGCACCTTCGCCGGCGTGGTGACCGACCTCGCCTTCCTGACGCCGAGCCTGGTGTACAACGCCAGCACCGTGCAGCTGCGCCTGCTGCGCAACGATGTCAGCCTGGCCTCGGTCGCGCAGACGCCGAACCAGATCGCGGTGGCCGCCGCCGTGGGCAAGGCGAGCTCAGGCGGGGTGTTCGACGCAGTGATCGGGCTCAACGCGGCGGATGCGCGCAGTGCCTTCGACCAGCTTTCGGGCGAAGTGTTCACCGCGGGCATGACCGTGGCCTCGCGCGACGGCCATGACGCCGGCCGCGAGCTGATCGGCCGGATCGACGGTCCGCGCGGGCAGAAGCGCACCGCGTGGATCGCCGGCGATGTCGGCCAGCTCAAGGCAGGCGCGCAGGACGGGCTGGCCGGCTTCGAATCGGACCGCCAGACGATCTCGGGCGGCATCGAGATGACCGGCGACAATCTGCGCTACGGCGTCTCCTATCGCTATGCGAAGAACAAGATCAGCCTCGATGCGCGGGCGAGCCAGGGCAAGCTGGTGAGCAATTCGGCCTTCGCCTATCTCGGCTACACGCTGGGCGGGCTGCGCTTCGCCGGCGGTGTCGGCTATTCGGCGAACACGATTTCCACCGAGCGCCGGGTTGCGTTCGGCGGGCTCTCCAACCAGCTGGCCGCAGCCGGCGACGGGCACAGCTATACTGCGTTTGGCGAGCTGGCCTGGTTCGCCAAGCTGGGCGGCGGCACGCGCGTTGGTCCCTATGCCGGGATGAGCGTCAATTCGGCGACCTTCGACCGTGTCCAGGAATGGGGCGGCGCGGCGGCGCTGGTTGCGGGCAAGGCGCGGACCACGACCAGCCTGGCGAGCTACGGCGTGCGCGGCACCGTGCTGCTGGGCGGCGTGACGCTCACCGGCGATGTCGGAGGGCGCACCTATCTCGACGACCCCGAGGCGGTGCGCTGGTTCAAGTTCGTCGATACCGGCAACGGCTTCACCGCGAACGGCGCGCAGTTCGGCAAGACCGTAGCGGCGGGACGGCTCGATGCCTCCACCAATGTCGGCCGTTTCGTGCTGGGCCTTGGCCTGCGCGGCGAGACGGGCGAGGGCGGATCGAATGTGAGCGCGCGGGCTAGCGCCGGTTTCCGTTTCTGA
- a CDS encoding FadR/GntR family transcriptional regulator produces the protein MAERRLFQDIAERIAAMIAEGTFPPGSRLPGEREMAERLGVSRVTIREAEIALQAQGLVRIKTGSGVYVCDRGEQAAGALPVVSAFELTEARSLFESEAAALAAPTISDEQIEVLEALVAAMSEAEEGSTAATEADRAFHLTIASASGNQAIMFVINTLWRMRTEIPEICALHASVCHKDEDTRHDEHAAVLEALKQRDSVAARTAMRKHFSRLLEAMLKASEEREILELRRKAEASRNRFLISAQLS, from the coding sequence ATGGCTGAACGCCGTCTCTTCCAGGATATCGCCGAGCGTATCGCGGCGATGATCGCGGAGGGCACTTTCCCTCCCGGCTCGCGGTTGCCCGGCGAGCGCGAGATGGCGGAGCGGCTGGGCGTGAGCCGGGTGACGATCCGCGAGGCCGAGATCGCGTTGCAGGCGCAGGGGCTGGTGCGGATCAAGACCGGATCGGGCGTCTATGTCTGCGACCGGGGCGAGCAGGCCGCCGGCGCGCTGCCGGTGGTGAGCGCGTTCGAGCTGACCGAGGCGCGCTCGCTGTTCGAGTCCGAAGCCGCGGCGCTGGCGGCGCCGACGATCAGCGACGAGCAGATCGAAGTGCTGGAGGCGCTGGTCGCCGCGATGTCCGAGGCCGAGGAGGGCAGCACCGCCGCCACCGAGGCGGACCGCGCCTTCCACCTGACGATCGCCTCCGCCTCGGGCAACCAGGCGATCATGTTCGTGATCAATACATTGTGGCGGATGCGCACCGAGATCCCCGAGATCTGCGCGCTCCACGCCTCGGTCTGCCACAAGGACGAGGACACGCGGCACGACGAGCATGCCGCGGTGCTCGAAGCGCTCAAGCAGCGCGATTCGGTCGCGGCGCGCACGGCGATGCGCAAGCATTTCAGCCGGCTGCTAGAGGCGATGCTCAAGGCATCGGAGGAGCGCGAGATCCTCGAGCTGCGCCGCAAGGCCGAGGCAAGCCGCAACCGCTTCCTGATCAGCGCCCAGCTGAGCTGA
- a CDS encoding TonB-dependent receptor codes for MARVSIRPRARARFALLAGASLFAALTAAPAFAQDSTPPQAETPEAAAPEQSQEDQIVVTAIRETIQSSIQSKRDADAIVDAVSSKEIGELPGQSVGEVIATITGATIDRANYGPTEVSIRGLGSGLSLTTLNGREATNGSGDRAVNFGQFPSELFNAIKIYKTQQANLIEGGVAGSIMLETRKPLDYKRRQIQAEIKGNYNPYQDRIDGQSPYGYRATLSYIDQFDAGDLGKIGVSIGYQRNDVSDPVERFYTSSTWFTCNAAVVSTTNCTEVTRQQGNSGTPFYHASNSYLYRQMITSDLRNAVFGALQWQPSPTIDVNLDLQYSRRQYSEERHDFGTAEGRYNLHNVVIGDNHQLLSADGSATMQVQSALFQRDEKYLGFGGNVEWKPSDRLTVTADFGYSHTKRLDITRTSRLRTDPFDIYGVRTAINNQRIPYHVDFTQSFLPVFTYDSRFNPSDYTAFSDDAQFTRSQDGRDDEIYSGRFDASYKLGGFIQRIEVGGRWAQRKFFGYSNDKILTQDSLAVDRAVNLACRTPFAQRNFLADAPSPSIGSFATFDVLCQFRNYLGTEDPGNTGDLRSVDNSDVTEQTWAGYAMASFSGDILGGLGVRGNFGVRGVHTQVTSRGLRAALNVIPVAGGGIRLEADATNYTATEITSSTMRWLPSINAIFDLSPKMRIRTGIYRAMSRPAPSALGAGRDITLATEDVPGQGFPTVEDAIGSIIATGSPRLKPTMSWNGDLAFEYYANKDTLFAATVYYKKFTGGKIPITTDEAFTIGGQDYLVPVTQTTNSSDKTDLYGLELTASNQFTWLPHPLDGLGVKLSYNYAWSNYKTQDIRYGDIIDSATGDVVPGLIPAAGLSGYSKHVFSAQAFYEIGPIALQGIYRYRSRYYQAFTTDNTQLRYVEGNNTFDANISYKLNKQADIRFQALNLFNEPRVEYMPVVGSTRNVEYYGPQYFLSFRLRLR; via the coding sequence ATGGCTAGGGTCTCCATCCGTCCGCGCGCGCGTGCCCGGTTTGCGCTGCTGGCAGGGGCTTCGCTCTTCGCGGCGCTGACCGCTGCGCCGGCCTTCGCGCAGGACAGCACGCCGCCCCAGGCGGAGACTCCCGAGGCCGCCGCGCCCGAGCAGAGCCAGGAAGACCAGATCGTCGTCACCGCGATCCGCGAGACGATCCAGAGCTCGATCCAGTCCAAGCGCGATGCCGATGCGATCGTCGATGCGGTCTCGTCCAAGGAGATCGGCGAGCTGCCCGGCCAGTCGGTCGGCGAAGTGATCGCGACGATCACCGGAGCCACGATCGACCGCGCCAATTACGGCCCGACCGAAGTCTCGATCCGCGGCCTGGGCTCGGGCCTGAGCCTGACCACGCTCAACGGGCGCGAGGCGACCAACGGCTCGGGCGACCGCGCCGTGAATTTCGGCCAGTTCCCGTCCGAGCTGTTCAACGCGATCAAGATCTACAAGACGCAGCAGGCGAACCTGATCGAAGGCGGCGTCGCCGGCTCGATCATGCTCGAGACGCGCAAGCCGCTCGACTACAAGCGCCGCCAGATCCAGGCCGAGATCAAGGGCAACTACAATCCCTATCAGGACCGGATCGACGGCCAGAGCCCCTATGGCTACCGCGCCACGCTCAGCTATATTGACCAGTTCGACGCCGGCGACCTCGGCAAGATCGGCGTCTCGATCGGCTATCAGCGCAACGACGTGAGCGATCCGGTCGAGCGCTTCTACACCAGCTCGACCTGGTTCACCTGCAATGCCGCCGTGGTCTCGACCACCAACTGCACCGAAGTGACGCGCCAGCAGGGCAATTCGGGCACGCCCTTCTACCACGCGTCCAACTCATACCTCTATCGCCAGATGATCACCTCGGACCTGCGCAACGCGGTGTTCGGTGCGCTCCAGTGGCAGCCGAGCCCGACGATCGACGTCAATCTCGACCTGCAATATTCGCGGCGCCAATATAGCGAGGAACGCCACGACTTCGGCACCGCCGAGGGCCGCTACAACCTCCATAATGTCGTGATCGGCGACAACCACCAGCTGCTCTCGGCCGATGGCTCGGCGACGATGCAGGTCCAGTCGGCGCTGTTCCAGCGCGACGAGAAATATCTGGGCTTCGGCGGCAATGTCGAGTGGAAGCCGAGCGACCGCCTGACGGTGACCGCGGACTTCGGCTATTCGCACACCAAGCGCCTGGACATCACCCGCACCTCGCGCCTGCGCACCGATCCGTTCGACATCTACGGCGTGCGCACGGCGATCAACAACCAGCGCATCCCCTATCATGTCGACTTCACGCAGAGCTTCCTGCCGGTCTTCACCTATGACAGCCGCTTCAACCCGAGCGACTATACCGCGTTCAGCGACGACGCGCAGTTCACCCGCTCGCAGGACGGCCGCGACGACGAGATCTATTCGGGCCGGTTCGACGCGAGCTACAAGCTCGGCGGCTTCATCCAGCGGATCGAGGTCGGCGGGCGCTGGGCGCAGCGCAAGTTCTTCGGCTACAGCAACGACAAGATCCTCACCCAGGACAGCCTGGCGGTGGACCGCGCGGTCAACCTGGCGTGCCGCACGCCTTTCGCTCAGCGCAACTTCCTGGCCGACGCGCCGAGCCCGAGCATCGGCAGCTTCGCGACCTTCGACGTGCTCTGCCAGTTCCGCAACTATCTGGGCACCGAGGATCCGGGCAACACCGGCGACCTGCGCTCGGTCGACAATTCGGACGTCACCGAACAGACCTGGGCCGGCTATGCGATGGCCAGCTTCTCGGGCGACATCCTGGGCGGGCTGGGCGTGCGCGGCAATTTCGGCGTGCGCGGCGTGCACACCCAGGTGACCTCGCGCGGGCTTCGCGCCGCGCTCAACGTGATCCCGGTCGCCGGCGGCGGCATCCGCCTCGAGGCCGATGCGACCAACTACACGGCCACCGAAATCACCTCGAGCACGATGCGCTGGCTGCCGAGCATCAACGCGATCTTCGACCTGTCGCCGAAGATGCGCATTCGCACTGGCATCTACCGCGCGATGTCGCGGCCGGCGCCGAGCGCGCTGGGCGCCGGGCGGGACATCACGCTGGCGACCGAGGATGTGCCGGGCCAGGGCTTCCCGACGGTGGAGGATGCGATCGGCTCGATCATCGCCACCGGCAGCCCGCGGCTGAAGCCGACCATGTCGTGGAACGGCGACCTGGCGTTCGAATATTATGCCAACAAGGACACGCTGTTCGCAGCGACGGTCTATTACAAGAAGTTCACCGGCGGGAAGATTCCGATCACCACCGACGAGGCCTTCACGATCGGCGGCCAGGACTATCTGGTGCCGGTCACCCAGACGACCAACAGCAGCGACAAGACCGATCTGTACGGCCTCGAGCTGACCGCCTCGAACCAGTTCACCTGGCTGCCGCATCCGCTCGACGGGCTGGGCGTGAAGCTGAGCTACAACTATGCCTGGTCGAACTACAAGACGCAGGACATCCGCTACGGCGACATCATCGACAGCGCGACCGGCGACGTGGTGCCCGGGCTGATCCCGGCGGCGGGGCTGAGCGGCTATTCGAAGCACGTCTTCTCGGCCCAGGCATTCTACGAGATCGGGCCGATCGCGCTGCAGGGCATCTATCGCTACCGCTCGCGCTACTATCAGGCGTTCACCACCGACAATACGCAGCTGCGCTATGTCGAGGGCAACAATACCTTCGATGCGAACATCAGCTACAAGCTCAACAAGCAGGCAGATATCCGCTTCCAGGCGCTCAATCTCTTCAACGAGCCGCGCGTCGAGTACATGCCGGTGGTCGGCAGCACCCGGAACGTGGAATATTATGGCCCGCAATATTTCCTGAGCTTCCGCTTGCGCCTGCGCTGA
- a CDS encoding sugar kinase, protein MAGERASSGPVRIIGFGEVMTRLATQGRIQLPQAAALDLHVGGAEANVIAALAALGHAAGLVSAIPANPLGDGAWRALSAAGVDLRRSRRAPGRQGLYFLAPGGSLRASEILYDRAGSAFAVFDWSGFDWSAAFEGAEWLHVSGITPALGPSLARATQAAMRAARALGLRISFDGNYRPALWESWDSDPRGILSGLVREADLFFANHRDMALLLGQPFSGDGEARRREAALAGFAAFPNLQWIASTARHVETSDCHRLAARIDTPATGFQTPEIVMPGIVDRIGGGDAFAAGVLHGLLEGEAPERAAALGLALACLKHSVPGDMALFTRADVEGFSGAGTDVKR, encoded by the coding sequence ATGGCAGGGGAACGGGCGAGTAGCGGACCAGTGCGAATCATCGGCTTCGGCGAAGTGATGACCCGGCTCGCGACCCAGGGTCGCATCCAGCTCCCGCAGGCAGCGGCGCTCGATCTCCATGTCGGCGGTGCGGAGGCCAATGTGATCGCGGCGCTGGCGGCGCTCGGCCACGCTGCCGGGCTGGTCTCGGCGATCCCTGCCAATCCGCTCGGCGACGGCGCCTGGCGCGCGCTCAGCGCCGCAGGCGTCGACCTGCGCCGCAGCCGGCGCGCGCCTGGCCGCCAGGGCCTCTATTTCCTCGCGCCCGGCGGGTCGCTGCGCGCCTCCGAGATCCTCTACGATCGCGCCGGCAGCGCCTTCGCCGTGTTCGACTGGTCGGGCTTCGACTGGTCCGCGGCGTTCGAGGGCGCCGAGTGGCTCCATGTCTCGGGCATCACCCCGGCGCTCGGCCCCAGCCTGGCGCGCGCCACCCAGGCCGCGATGCGCGCGGCGCGGGCGCTTGGCCTGCGCATCTCGTTCGACGGCAATTACCGCCCGGCGCTGTGGGAGAGCTGGGACAGCGATCCGCGCGGCATCCTCTCCGGGCTGGTCCGCGAAGCCGATCTGTTCTTCGCCAACCACCGCGACATGGCGCTGTTGCTCGGCCAGCCCTTTTCGGGCGACGGCGAGGCGCGGCGGCGCGAGGCGGCGCTGGCCGGGTTCGCCGCCTTTCCCAACCTCCAATGGATCGCGTCCACTGCGCGCCATGTCGAGACCAGCGACTGCCACCGCCTGGCGGCGCGCATCGACACCCCCGCCACCGGCTTCCAAACGCCCGAGATCGTGATGCCCGGCATCGTCGACCGGATCGGCGGCGGCGACGCCTTTGCCGCGGGCGTGCTCCACGGCCTGCTCGAAGGCGAGGCGCCCGAGCGCGCCGCCGCGCTCGGCCTGGCGCTCGCCTGCCTCAAGCACAGCGTCCCCGGCGACATGGCGCTGTTCACTCGCGCCGACGTCGAGGGCTTCTCGGGCGCAGGCACGGATGTGAAGCGCTGA